In Tamandua tetradactyla isolate mTamTet1 chromosome 7, mTamTet1.pri, whole genome shotgun sequence, the following are encoded in one genomic region:
- the FBLN1 gene encoding fibulin-1 isoform X2 has translation MERAAPSGQVPPLLLLLCGLSLLAAQVAADVSMEACCADGRQRATQQKDCSLPYASESKECRMVQEQCCHSQLEEMHCTTGINLANEQEACTAPHRDNASLEAVFVKRCCHCCLLGRAAQAQGQSCEYSLLVGYQCGLVFRACCVKGQETADVAPRDVGEPQETAKAAGGQEEQEDPYLNDRCRGGGPCKQQCRDTGDEVVCSCFVGYQLLSDGVSCEDVNECITGSHNCRLGETCVNTVGSFRCQRDSSCGTGYELTETNDCKDIDECESGIHNCLPDFICQNTLGSFRCRPKLQCKSGFIQDALGNCIDINECLSMAAPCPVGQTCINTEGSYTCQKNVPNCGRGYHLNEEGTRCVDVDECLPPSEPCGPGHRCVNNPGSFRCECKTGYYFSPVSRTCVDVNECQRYPGRLCGHKCENTPGSYFCSCTIGFRLSADGRSCEDVNECNSSPCSQECANVYGSYQCYCRRGYKLSDVDGVTCEDIDECALPTGGHICSYRCLNTPGSFHCSCPVSGYRLAPNGRNCQDIDECVIGIHNCTVNETCFNIQGGFRCLSFECPENYRHSADTRCERLPCQENRECPKLPLRITYYHLSFPTNIHVPAVVFRMGPSSAVPGDSMQLAITGGNEEGFFSTQKVSHHSGVVVLSKPVPEPRDVLLTVKMDLHRHGTISSFVAKLFIFVSAEL, from the exons GATGGTCCAGGAGCAGTGCTGCCACAGCCAACTGGAGGAAATGCACTGCACCACGGGCATCAACCTGGCCAACGAGCAGGAGGCCTGCACAGCACCGCACAGGGACAACGCCAGCCTGGAGGCCGTGTTTGTGAAG AGGTGCTGTCACTGCTGCCTGCTGGGGCGGGCGGCCCAGGCCCAGGGCCAGAGCTGCGAGTACAGCCTCCTGGTCGGCTACCAGTGTGGGCTGGTGTTCCGTGCTTGCTGCGTCAAGGGCCAAGAGACTGCGGACGTCGCTCCCCGGGACGTCGGGGAGCCCCAGGAAACAG CAAAGGCCGCTGGAGGCCAGGAGGAGCAAGAGGACCCGTACCTTAACGACCGCTGCAGAG GCGGTGGCCCCTGCAAGCAGCAGTGCCGGGACACGGGGGACGAGGTGGTCTGTTCCTGCTTTGTAGGCTACCAGCTGCTGTCCGATGGTGTCTCCTGTGAAG ATGTCAACGAGTGCATCACCGGCAGCCACAACTGCCGGCTGGGAGAGACCTGTGTCAACACCGTGGGCTCGTTCCGCTGCCAGCGCGATAGCAGCTGCGGGACTGGCTATGAGCTCACGGAGACCAATGACTGCAAAG ATATTGACGAGTGTGAGAGTGGTATTCATAACTGCCTCCCCGATTTTATCTGTCAGAATACTCTGGGATCCTTCCGCTGCAGACCCAAGCTACAGTGCAAGAGTGGCTTTATACAAGATGCTCTAGGCAACTGTATTG ATATCAATGAGTGTTTAAGTATGGCTGCCCCCTGTCCTGTCGGGCAGACCTGCATCAATACAGAGGGCTCCTACACATGCCAGAAGAACGTGCCCAACTGTGGCCGTGGCTACCATCTCAATGAGGAGGGAACCCGCTGCGTTg aTGTGGATGAGTGTTTGCCACCCTCTGAGCCCTGTGGGCCTGGCCATCGCTGTGTGAACAACCCTGGAAGTTTCCGCTGTGAATGCAAGACTGGTTACTATTTCAGCCCTGTCAGCAGGACATgcgtgg ACGTCAATGAGTGCCAGCGCTACCCTGGGCGCCTCTGTGGCCACAAGTGTGAGAACACGCCAGGCTCCTACTTCTGCAGCTGCACCATCGGCTTCCGGCTCTCGGCCGATGGCCGCTCGTGTGAAG ATGTGAACGAGTGTAACAGCAGCCCCTGCAGCCAGGAGTGTGCCAATGTTTATGGGTCCTACCAGTGCTACTGCCGGCGTGGCTACAAGCTCAGCGACGTGGACGGGGTCACCTGCGAAG ACATCGATGAGTGTGCCCTGCCCACGGGGGGTCACATCTGCTCCTACCGCTGCCTCAACACCCCTGGAAGCTTCCACTGCAGCTGTCCTGTTTCTGGCTACAGGCTGGCCCCCAATGGCCGCAACTGCCAAG ACATCGACGAGTGCGTGATCGGCATCCACAACTGCACCGTTAACGAGACCTGCTTCAACATCCAGGGCGGCTTCCGCTGCCTGTCCTTCGAGTGCCCCGAGAACTACCGCCACTCCGCAGACAC CCGCTGCGAGCGCTTGCCTTGCCAGGAGAATCGGGAGTGCCCCAAGCTGCCCCTGCGAATAACCTACTACCACCTCTCTTTCCCCACCAACATCCATGTGCCTGCGGTCGTGTTCCGCATGGGCCCCTCCAGTGCGGTCCCCGGGGACAGCATGCAGCTGGCCATCACCGGCGGCAACGAGGAGGGCTTTTTCAGCACCCAGAAGGTCAGCCACCACAGCGGGGTGGTGGTCCTCAGCAAGCCCGTCCCCGAGCCCCGGGACGTGCTCCTGACGGTCAAGATGGACCTGCACCGCCACGGCACCATCAGCTCCTTTGTGGCCAAGCTTTTCATCTTTGTGTCCGCTGAGCTCTGA